A window from Burkholderiales bacterium encodes these proteins:
- a CDS encoding 1-acyl-sn-glycerol-3-phosphate acyltransferase, which translates to MIWLRSALFAAALAITTPVFSLIALATFPFGAFTRYRIITRWSRITIFLARVICGIRYRVLGRERLPARPSVVLSKHQSAWETLAFQEIFPPQVIVVKKSLLYIPFFGWGLAMLSPIVVDRASPRTSLKQLLRQGMERLAAGFWVIVYPEGRRVDPGERGRYQVGGAWLAVHAGAPVVPVAVNAGRLWGRRAFLKRPGLVTVSIGEPIDPRGLKPEEVLRRAEEWIEAEMQRIDAAPEER; encoded by the coding sequence ATGATCTGGCTGCGCTCGGCCCTCTTCGCCGCAGCGCTCGCCATCACCACCCCCGTCTTCTCCCTCATCGCCCTCGCAACGTTTCCCTTCGGCGCCTTCACCCGCTACCGCATCATCACCCGGTGGTCGCGGATCACCATCTTCCTCGCCCGGGTGATTTGCGGCATCCGCTACCGGGTGCTGGGGCGGGAGCGCTTGCCGGCGCGGCCGTCGGTAGTGCTCTCCAAGCACCAGTCGGCGTGGGAAACCCTGGCCTTCCAGGAGATCTTCCCGCCCCAGGTGATCGTGGTGAAGAAAAGCCTGCTCTACATCCCGTTCTTCGGCTGGGGGCTGGCCATGCTTTCCCCCATCGTCGTGGACCGCGCTTCGCCGCGCACGTCGCTCAAGCAGTTGCTGCGCCAGGGCATGGAGCGGCTGGCCGCCGGCTTCTGGGTGATCGTCTATCCGGAGGGAAGGCGGGTCGATCCGGGCGAGCGGGGCCGCTACCAGGTGGGCGGCGCGTGGCTCGCCGTGCACGCCGGCGCGCCGGTGGTCCCGGTGGCGGTGAACGCGGGGCGCCTGTGGGGCCGGCGCGCGTTTCTCAAGCGTCCCGGGCTGGTGACCGTGAGCATCGGCGAGCCCATCGACCCCCGGGGACTCAAACCCGAGGAGGTGCTGCGCCGGGCGGAAGAGTGGATCGAGGCGGAAATGCAGCGCATCGACGCCGCGCCGGAGGAGCGCTGA
- the lysA gene encoding diaminopimelate decarboxylase produces the protein MSAFHYRDGVLHAEDMPLTEIAARFGTPCFVYSRAAFTEAYRAFDQALAGHPHLVCYAVKANSNLAILDLLARLGSGFDIVSGGELKRVLAAGGDARRVVFSGVGKTEAEMREALAAGVLCFNVESESELQRLNRVAAALSARASVSLRVNPDVDPKTHPYIATGLKENKFGVPFAEALPLYREARRLPHLAVAGIGCHIGSQLTELDPFVEAARRVLELADRLAAEGMPLAHVDLGGGLGIRYRDERPPSIEAYGRALVGLLRGRRERLIVEPGRALAGNAGVLVTRVEYLKHGETKNFAVVDAAMNDLMRPSLYDAYHEVLPVVREAARASAVYDVVGPVCESGDFLARDRELALAEGDLLAIGSAGAYGMSMSSNYNTRPRAAEVMADRDRVHLIRSRETVEQLIALERRLPD, from the coding sequence ATGAGCGCCTTTCATTACCGCGACGGCGTGCTGCACGCCGAAGACATGCCGCTCACCGAGATCGCGGCCCGTTTCGGCACCCCGTGCTTCGTTTATTCCCGCGCCGCCTTTACCGAAGCCTATCGCGCTTTCGACCAGGCCCTGGCGGGGCATCCCCACCTGGTGTGCTACGCGGTCAAGGCCAATTCCAACCTGGCCATCCTGGATCTCCTGGCGCGCCTGGGCAGCGGCTTCGACATCGTCTCCGGCGGGGAGCTCAAGCGTGTGCTGGCGGCGGGCGGCGACGCGCGCCGGGTGGTGTTTTCCGGCGTGGGCAAGACCGAGGCGGAGATGCGGGAGGCGCTCGCCGCCGGGGTGCTGTGCTTCAACGTGGAATCGGAAAGCGAGCTGCAGCGCCTCAATCGGGTCGCGGCGGCGCTCTCCGCGCGGGCGAGCGTGAGCCTGCGGGTGAACCCGGACGTGGATCCGAAGACCCATCCGTACATCGCTACCGGGCTCAAGGAGAACAAGTTCGGCGTCCCCTTCGCCGAAGCCCTGCCCCTGTACCGGGAGGCGCGGCGCCTGCCCCATCTCGCGGTGGCGGGCATCGGCTGCCACATCGGCTCCCAGCTCACCGAGCTGGATCCCTTCGTCGAGGCGGCGCGCAGAGTCCTCGAGCTCGCCGACCGTCTCGCCGCGGAAGGCATGCCCCTCGCCCACGTCGACCTGGGCGGCGGCCTCGGCATCCGCTATCGCGACGAGCGGCCGCCGTCGATCGAGGCGTACGGCCGCGCCCTCGTCGGATTGCTGCGCGGGCGCCGGGAGCGGCTCATCGTCGAGCCTGGCCGCGCCCTGGCGGGCAACGCCGGCGTGCTGGTGACGCGGGTCGAATACTTAAAGCACGGGGAAACGAAGAACTTCGCGGTGGTGGACGCGGCCATGAACGATCTCATGCGCCCTTCCCTCTACGACGCCTATCACGAGGTCCTGCCGGTCGTGCGGGAGGCCGCGCGGGCGAGCGCCGTCTACGACGTGGTCGGACCGGTGTGCGAGAGCGGCGATTTTCTCGCCCGCGATCGCGAGCTTGCCCTGGCGGAGGGCGACCTCCTGGCGATCGGCTCCGCCGGCGCGTACGGCATGAGCATGAGCTCCAACTACAACACGCGCCCGCGCGCGGCGGAGGTGATGGCGGACCGCGACCGGGTACACCTGATCCGCAGCCGCGAAACCGTCGAGCAGTTGATCGCCCTGGAAAGACGCCTGCCGGATTGA
- the msrQ gene encoding protein-methionine-sulfoxide reductase heme-binding subunit MsrQ, producing the protein MAATLAQPSLERIRDFKRLLFLLGLAPLARLVWLGFDDGLGANPVEFITRSTGFWTLTFLTLTLAVTPLRRLLGWPWLLRLRRMLGLYAFFYACLHFSTYLVLDQFFDLAAIVQDVAKRPYVTVGFTCFLLLIPLAATSTDRMIRRLGARRWQRLHRLVYVIGIGGVIHFWWLVKADVTRPALFAAALALLLGSRVVHAFRSRALFLWRVGRAGVEAE; encoded by the coding sequence ATGGCAGCCACCCTAGCTCAGCCTTCCCTCGAGCGCATACGCGACTTCAAGCGCTTGCTGTTCTTGCTGGGCCTCGCGCCCCTCGCGCGCCTCGTCTGGCTGGGGTTCGACGACGGCCTGGGGGCCAATCCGGTGGAATTCATCACCCGCTCCACAGGCTTCTGGACCCTCACTTTCCTCACCCTCACCCTGGCGGTGACCCCGCTGCGGCGCCTCCTCGGGTGGCCGTGGCTGCTGCGGCTGCGGCGTATGCTGGGCCTGTACGCCTTCTTCTACGCCTGCCTGCATTTCTCCACCTACCTGGTCCTGGACCAGTTTTTCGATCTGGCGGCCATCGTGCAGGACGTGGCGAAGCGCCCCTACGTCACCGTGGGCTTCACCTGTTTCCTGCTCCTGATCCCCCTGGCGGCCACCTCCACCGACCGCATGATCCGGCGTCTCGGCGCCCGCCGCTGGCAGCGGCTACACCGGCTGGTCTATGTCATCGGCATCGGCGGGGTGATCCACTTCTGGTGGCTGGTCAAGGCGGACGTGACCCGGCCCGCGCTCTTCGCCGCCGCGCTCGCCCTCCTGTTGGGCAGCCGCGTGGTGCACGCCTTCCGCAGCCGCGCCCTTTTCCTGTGGCGCGTGGGGCGGGCCGGCGTCGAGGCGGAATGA
- the msrP gene encoding protein-methionine-sulfoxide reductase catalytic subunit MsrP: MVIKQPSDVLPSEITPKEAYLRRREFLKAALALGLGAGLAARAAESGSARLPEVRKSPLSTPEPPTSYKDITRYNNFYEFGTDKGDPAERAHLLKTRPWTVAVEGLVRRPRVYDIDELLKLAPLEERIYRLRCVEAWSMVVPWVGYSLSELIRQVEPLGSAKYVEFTTLLRPAEMPGQRLPILAWPYVEGLRLDEALHPLTLLCVGLYGEVLPNQNGAPVRIVVPWKYGFKSGKSIVKIRFTEFQPRTSWNLAAPHEYGFYANVNPTVDHPRWSQAKERRIGEGFFAPKRDTLMFNGYAEQVAHLYAGMDLKKHF, translated from the coding sequence ATGGTGATCAAGCAGCCGAGCGACGTGTTACCTTCGGAGATCACGCCCAAGGAGGCGTATCTCCGGCGCCGGGAATTCCTCAAGGCCGCGCTCGCCCTGGGCTTGGGCGCAGGGCTGGCGGCGCGGGCCGCGGAAAGTGGCAGCGCGCGGCTTCCCGAGGTGCGCAAATCCCCCCTGAGCACGCCGGAGCCGCCCACCTCCTACAAGGACATCACCCGCTATAACAACTTCTACGAATTCGGCACGGACAAGGGCGACCCCGCCGAGCGGGCCCATCTGCTCAAGACCCGCCCCTGGACGGTGGCGGTGGAAGGACTGGTGCGCCGCCCTCGGGTGTACGACATCGACGAGCTGCTCAAGCTCGCGCCGCTGGAGGAGCGCATCTACCGGCTGCGCTGCGTGGAGGCCTGGTCCATGGTGGTGCCCTGGGTCGGCTATTCCCTGTCCGAGCTCATCCGGCAGGTGGAGCCTCTAGGCAGCGCCAAGTACGTCGAATTCACCACGCTGCTGCGGCCCGCGGAGATGCCCGGCCAGCGCCTGCCCATCCTCGCCTGGCCCTACGTGGAGGGGCTGCGCCTGGACGAGGCGCTCCATCCCCTCACCCTCTTGTGCGTGGGCCTGTACGGCGAGGTGCTGCCCAACCAGAACGGGGCGCCGGTGCGTATCGTGGTGCCGTGGAAGTATGGCTTCAAGAGCGGGAAATCCATCGTGAAGATTCGCTTTACCGAGTTCCAACCCAGGACCTCGTGGAACCTGGCGGCACCCCACGAATATGGATTCTACGCCAACGTCAATCCCACAGTGGATCATCCGCGCTGGAGCCAGGCCAAGGAGCGGCGCATCGGCGAGGGATTTTTCGCCCCCAAGCGGGACACCCTCATGTTCAACGGCTATGCCGAGCAGGTGGCCCATCTCTACGCCGGCATGGACCTGAAAAAACACTTCTGA
- a CDS encoding membrane protein: protein MKNDPVVEADLHAYLDGELPPERRPEVQAHLAAHAEDAARLAAYAEQKRALHASYDAVMDEPVPQRLRPTAGGRRVLVWRAAAAAAWMVLGGAIGWSLKPPSQPASSAPETLARRAAVAHTVYTPEVRHPVEVGAEQEQHLVAWLSKRLGAPVKAPSLAAEGYVLVGGRLLADEAGPAAQFMYENAQGQRLTLYVRRRAEAGETAFRFAQEGGVAIFYWIDREFGYALSGNLAKEELQRLAFAAYRQLSE from the coding sequence ATGAAGAACGACCCTGTCGTCGAAGCGGATTTGCACGCCTATCTGGACGGGGAGCTTCCCCCCGAACGGCGGCCGGAAGTGCAGGCGCACCTGGCGGCCCACGCTGAGGACGCGGCGCGGCTTGCCGCCTACGCCGAGCAGAAACGGGCGCTCCACGCTTCGTACGATGCCGTGATGGACGAGCCTGTGCCGCAGCGGCTGCGGCCGACGGCCGGAGGCCGGCGCGTTCTGGTCTGGCGGGCGGCGGCAGCCGCGGCCTGGATGGTCTTGGGCGGGGCAATCGGCTGGAGCCTGAAGCCCCCGTCCCAGCCTGCTTCCTCGGCGCCGGAGACCCTGGCCCGGCGGGCGGCGGTGGCCCATACCGTCTATACCCCCGAGGTGCGCCATCCCGTGGAGGTGGGGGCGGAGCAGGAGCAACATCTGGTGGCTTGGTTGTCGAAACGACTGGGGGCACCGGTCAAGGCTCCGTCCCTGGCCGCTGAAGGCTATGTCCTGGTGGGCGGCCGGCTCCTCGCTGACGAGGCGGGGCCGGCGGCACAGTTCATGTACGAAAACGCCCAGGGACAGCGTCTAACCCTGTACGTACGGCGACGGGCGGAGGCCGGGGAGACGGCGTTTCGCTTCGCCCAGGAAGGCGGCGTAGCCATTTTCTACTGGATCGACCGGGAATTCGGCTACGCCCTGTCGGGCAATCTCGCGAAGGAGGAATTGCAGCGGCTCGCCTTCGCAGCCTATCGCCAACTGAGCGAGTAG
- a CDS encoding RNA polymerase sigma factor has protein sequence MNETEKIAALIPRLRRYARALLGDPGAADDLVQDTLERAWRKAALWRPGTDLRAWLFAIMHNLFVNQVRARRRDVEIPLDETGLERPTAADASAGVQLLDLASALARLPPEQREVLLLVGLEELTYREAAHVLGVPVGTVMSRLARGRERLRRLMNGEGGAPSLRVVK, from the coding sequence ATGAACGAGACGGAGAAAATCGCGGCCCTCATTCCCCGGCTGCGACGCTACGCCCGGGCCTTACTGGGGGATCCCGGCGCGGCCGACGACCTGGTGCAGGACACCCTGGAGCGGGCCTGGCGCAAGGCGGCCCTGTGGCGGCCGGGCACCGACCTGCGGGCGTGGCTGTTCGCCATCATGCACAACCTGTTCGTGAACCAGGTGCGGGCGCGGAGAAGGGACGTGGAGATCCCGCTGGACGAGACCGGGCTGGAGCGCCCTACCGCCGCCGACGCCTCGGCCGGGGTGCAGTTGCTCGATCTCGCTTCCGCCCTGGCCCGGCTGCCCCCCGAGCAGCGGGAGGTGCTGTTGCTGGTGGGATTGGAAGAATTGACCTACCGGGAGGCGGCCCACGTCCTGGGCGTGCCCGTCGGCACGGTCATGTCCCGGCTCGCCCGGGGACGGGAGCGGTTGCGGCGATTGATGAACGGCGAGGGCGGCGCGCCTTCGTTGCGAGTGGTGAAATGA
- a CDS encoding peptidase — MTRAQPITYRIFPKSPEAHLFEVSCTVNDPDPEGQHFALPAWIPGSYMIRDFAKHVVTIRAASGGKPLTIEKVDKHTWRCDSAPGPVTVTMEVYAWDLSVRGAHLDTSHGFFNGPCVFLRVPGKERQPCRVEIAPPRGARYRAWRVATALPRDGAQPYGFGRYAARDYDELIDHPVEMGEFRLARFRACDVPHEVALTGVSDADLPRLTRDLRRLCEYHIRFFGEPAPFDRYLFLVTAVGEGYGGLEHRASTALLVARNDLPRPGVKEVTEGYRRFLGLASHEYFHTWNVKRIRPSAFSPYDLDRECYTTLLWAFEGFTSYYDDLALVRCGLIPRQDYLELLGQAITQLLRTPGRTKQTVTESSWDAWIKYYRQDENTPNAVVSYYTKGSLIALCLDLLIRDRTRGRKSLDEVMRALWRRHGLTGVPVPEDGIERLAEEVTGLKLGAFFDQALRSTEELPLKNLLARFGVKMALRPAESATDKGGKPAGKPAAKLQERVTLGARTSGNGDEVKLTHVLDGGPAQAAGLAAGDTLVALDGLRVTPSNLEARLARYRPGDNVEATGFRRDELFVRRLTLGAAPLDTCYLTLDSSARFAGRLKGWLGK; from the coding sequence ATGACACGCGCTCAGCCCATTACCTACCGCATCTTTCCCAAGTCCCCCGAGGCCCACCTGTTCGAGGTGAGCTGCACGGTGAACGATCCCGATCCGGAGGGCCAGCACTTCGCCCTGCCGGCGTGGATCCCCGGCAGCTACATGATCCGGGATTTCGCCAAACACGTGGTGACGATCCGGGCCGCGAGTGGCGGGAAACCTCTCACCATCGAGAAGGTGGACAAGCATACCTGGCGCTGCGACTCCGCGCCCGGCCCGGTGACGGTGACCATGGAGGTGTACGCCTGGGACCTGTCGGTGCGGGGCGCCCACCTGGATACCTCCCACGGTTTCTTCAACGGCCCGTGCGTGTTCCTGCGGGTGCCGGGAAAGGAAAGGCAGCCCTGCCGGGTGGAGATCGCGCCGCCCCGGGGCGCCCGTTACCGGGCCTGGCGGGTGGCCACAGCGCTCCCCCGCGACGGGGCCCAGCCTTACGGCTTCGGACGCTACGCCGCCCGGGACTATGACGAGCTGATCGACCATCCCGTGGAAATGGGGGAGTTCCGGCTGGCGCGCTTCCGCGCCTGCGACGTGCCCCACGAAGTGGCCCTCACCGGCGTGAGCGATGCGGACCTCCCGCGCCTGACCCGGGACCTGCGGCGATTATGCGAGTATCATATCCGCTTTTTCGGCGAGCCGGCTCCCTTCGACCGCTACCTGTTCCTGGTGACCGCGGTGGGCGAAGGCTACGGAGGGCTCGAGCATCGCGCCTCGACGGCGCTGCTCGTCGCCCGGAACGATCTGCCCCGCCCCGGAGTCAAGGAGGTGACCGAAGGCTACCGCCGGTTCCTGGGGCTCGCGAGCCACGAGTACTTCCACACCTGGAACGTGAAGCGCATCCGGCCGTCCGCCTTTTCCCCTTATGACCTGGATCGGGAATGCTACACCACGCTGCTCTGGGCGTTCGAAGGCTTCACCTCCTACTATGACGATCTCGCCCTCGTGCGCTGCGGGCTGATCCCGCGGCAGGACTACCTGGAGCTTTTGGGCCAGGCCATCACCCAGCTCCTGCGCACCCCTGGCCGCACCAAGCAAACGGTGACGGAATCGAGCTGGGACGCCTGGATCAAGTACTACCGCCAGGACGAGAACACGCCCAACGCGGTGGTGAGCTACTACACCAAGGGAAGCCTCATCGCCCTGTGCCTGGACCTTCTGATCCGCGACCGCACCCGCGGCCGTAAGAGCCTGGACGAGGTGATGCGGGCGCTGTGGCGCAGGCACGGCCTGACGGGCGTGCCCGTGCCCGAAGACGGGATCGAGCGGCTCGCGGAAGAGGTGACCGGATTGAAGCTTGGCGCCTTCTTCGACCAGGCGCTGCGTTCCACCGAGGAGCTGCCCCTCAAAAACCTGCTTGCCCGCTTCGGGGTGAAGATGGCGCTGCGCCCCGCGGAGTCGGCGACGGACAAGGGAGGAAAGCCGGCAGGAAAGCCCGCCGCTAAGCTCCAGGAGCGGGTCACCCTGGGCGCCCGCACTTCCGGCAACGGGGACGAGGTGAAGCTCACCCACGTGCTGGACGGCGGGCCCGCCCAGGCGGCGGGGCTTGCCGCAGGCGATACTCTCGTCGCCCTGGATGGACTGCGGGTCACGCCTTCCAATCTGGAAGCGCGCCTCGCCCGCTATCGGCCCGGAGACAACGTGGAAGCGACCGGCTTCCGCCGGGACGAACTGTTCGTCCGGCGCTTGACCCTCGGCGCCGCGCCCCTCGACACGTGCTACCTCACCCTGGATTCCTCGGCCCGCTTCGCCGGGCGGCTCAAGGGCTGGCTGGGCAAGTGA
- a CDS encoding hypothetical protein (possible pseudo, frameshifted), whose product MEAALSGIATTRWRRLADERAAVVSAAHPVWNEDRVMGVVLVEESTQPILSVRNEALEALFDLTLAVFVLGALALFLFARHVSVRIRRLRDAVDRAIDPQGRVRREIETPASGDEIGDLARSFAAMLARLRQYTGYLEQMASRLSHEFRTPIAVVRSSLENLKGQPLPGEAQVYLDRAEQGLARLSTILTRMTEATRLEQALARAEREPFDLVQVISGCVEGYRTAYPGRELVFHLGASGPMGMMGVPDLIAQLLDKLVANAMDFARPGTSVTVRLERDGNQALLRVLNEGPRLPAEMQGRLFESMVSLRPDGKESGEPHLGLGLYIVRLIAEFHGGSAALANREDVDGVVVTVRLPLA is encoded by the coding sequence GTGGAAGCGGCCCTCTCCGGCATCGCCACCACCCGCTGGCGCCGCCTGGCCGACGAGCGCGCCGCGGTGGTCTCGGCGGCTCACCCGGTGTGGAACGAGGACCGGGTCATGGGGGTGGTGCTGGTGGAGGAGAGCACCCAGCCGATCTTGAGCGTGCGCAACGAGGCCTTGGAAGCCCTTTTCGACCTGACGCTCGCCGTTTTCGTCCTGGGGGCGCTCGCCCTCTTCCTCTTCGCCCGCCACGTCTCGGTGCGCATCCGGCGCCTGCGGGACGCGGTGGACCGGGCCATCGATCCCCAGGGACGGGTGCGGAGGGAGATCGAGACCCCCGCTTCCGGGGACGAGATCGGCGACCTCGCCCGCAGCTTCGCCGCGATGCTGGCGCGGTTGCGCCAGTACACCGGATATCTGGAACAGATGGCGAGCCGCCTGTCCCACGAGTTCCGCACCCCCATCGCCGTGGTGCGCTCTTCCCTGGAGAACCTGAAGGGGCAACCCCTGCCCGGGGAAGCCCAGGTCTATCTCGATCGGGCCGAGCAGGGACTTGCGCGCCTCTCCACCATTCTCACCCGCATGACCGAGGCGACGCGGCTCGAGCAAGCCCTCGCCCGAGCGGAGCGGGAACCCTTCGATCTCGTCCAAGTGATCTCGGGCTGCGTGGAAGGCTACCGGACCGCCTATCCCGGACGCGAGCTGGTCTTTCACCTGGGGGCAAGCGGACCAATGGGGATGATGGGGGTGCCCGACCTCATCGCCCAGCTCCTCGACAAGCTGGTGGCGAACGCCATGGACTTCGCCCGGCCCGGGACGTCCGTCACGGTGCGCCTGGAGCGGGACGGAAACCAGGCCCTGCTGCGGGTGCTGAACGAAGGCCCCCGGCTCCCCGCCGAGATGCAGGGCCGCCTCTTCGAGTCCATGGTATCGCTGCGGCCCGACGGCAAGGAATCCGGCGAGCCCCACCTGGGGCTGGGACTCTACATCGTGCGCCTAATCGCCGAGTTCCACGGAGGCAGCGCCGCGCTGGCGAACCGGGAGGACGTGGACGGAGTAGTGGTCACGGTAAGACTGCCCCTCGCCTGA
- a CDS encoding DNA-binding response regulator: MSRRIAIVEDEPAIRDNYADALRQRHYEVATYSNRREALEAFRVRLPDMAIIDIGLEDEPDGGFTLCRDLRALSATLPIIFLTARDSDFDTVAGLRLGADDYLTKDVSLPHLLARIAALFRRSDLAGKTAEAEDVLRRGRLTLDLKRIVARWNGEPVDLTLTEFWMVHALAKFPGHVKSRDQLMAEARMVVDDSTITSYVKRIRKKFAARDPAFDCIETVYGMGYRWNDPRAAE; the protein is encoded by the coding sequence ATGAGCCGACGCATCGCCATCGTGGAGGACGAGCCCGCCATCCGGGACAACTACGCGGACGCGCTGCGCCAGCGCCACTACGAAGTGGCCACCTATTCCAACCGGCGCGAGGCGCTGGAGGCGTTCCGGGTGCGGCTGCCCGACATGGCCATCATCGACATTGGGCTGGAGGACGAACCCGACGGCGGCTTCACCCTGTGCCGGGACCTGCGTGCCCTGTCGGCCACGCTGCCCATCATCTTCCTCACCGCCCGCGACAGCGATTTCGATACGGTGGCGGGGCTGCGCCTGGGCGCCGACGACTATCTCACCAAGGACGTGAGCCTGCCCCATCTCCTCGCCCGCATCGCGGCTCTGTTCCGGCGCAGCGACCTGGCGGGGAAGACGGCCGAGGCGGAGGACGTGCTGCGGCGCGGCCGGCTCACCCTGGATCTCAAGCGCATCGTGGCGCGCTGGAATGGGGAGCCGGTGGACCTCACCCTCACCGAGTTCTGGATGGTGCACGCCCTCGCCAAGTTTCCCGGCCACGTGAAAAGCCGGGACCAGTTGATGGCGGAGGCGCGCATGGTGGTGGACGACAGCACCATCACCTCCTACGTGAAGCGCATTCGCAAGAAGTTCGCGGCGCGCGACCCCGCCTTTGACTGCATCGAGACCGTCTACGGCATGGGTTACCGCTGGAACGACCCGCGCGCCGCCGAGTGA
- a CDS encoding phosphoserine phosphatase produces MLILALFSAPGAACVHIACLDLEGVLVPEIWVGLAERAGIPELRATTRDIPDYDQLMRQRLRLLHQHHLGLPDIQAVIATLEPLPGAREFLDWLRERCQVVILSDTYYEFALPLMRSLGYPTLLCHRLAVDGNGRVVDYRLRQKDAKREAVKAFHGLNFKVVAAGDSYNDTAMLAEADAGIFYCPPENVAREFPQFPIARNYEELKSAFTAVLARL; encoded by the coding sequence ATGCTTATACTGGCCCTCTTTTCCGCCCCGGGAGCCGCTTGCGTGCACATCGCTTGCCTCGATCTGGAAGGCGTCCTAGTCCCCGAAATCTGGGTCGGCCTGGCCGAGCGCGCCGGTATTCCCGAGCTGCGGGCCACCACCCGGGACATTCCCGATTACGACCAGCTCATGCGCCAGCGCCTGCGGCTGCTCCACCAACATCACTTGGGGTTGCCCGACATCCAGGCGGTGATCGCCACCTTGGAGCCGTTGCCCGGGGCGCGGGAGTTCCTGGACTGGCTGCGGGAGCGCTGCCAGGTGGTGATCCTCTCGGACACCTACTACGAGTTCGCCCTGCCCCTCATGCGTTCCCTCGGATATCCGACCCTGCTGTGCCACCGCCTGGCGGTGGACGGCAACGGGCGCGTCGTGGACTACCGGCTGCGGCAGAAGGACGCCAAGCGCGAAGCGGTCAAGGCCTTCCACGGCCTGAACTTCAAGGTGGTAGCCGCCGGCGATTCCTACAACGACACCGCCATGCTGGCGGAGGCGGACGCCGGCATCTTCTACTGCCCGCCCGAGAACGTGGCCCGGGAATTCCCCCAGTTCCCCATCGCCCGGAACTACGAAGAGCTGAAATCGGCCTTCACCGCCGTCCTCGCCCGGCTCTGA
- a CDS encoding pyridine nucleotide-disulfide oxidoreductase yields the protein MSRCRVVLVGAGHAHLHVALNAQAFRARGAELVLVDPGRLWYSGMATGMLGGQYEPDDDQIDPCPVIEANGGRFVLDRAVGLDRTGREVILASGARLAYDCVSFNVGSEVAADAAWMGLHDVWPVKPILGLVRLRRRLEETFRAHPSRLVRVAVIGGGATGGEVAANVDALARRRGGRVQITLVEQGGRLLPGYPAGAGRMLLRALQRRGIEVLFHFRARAVRQGELESEDGHIAKWDVLVVAIGLKPAGLISRLGLPVAEDGGLQVSATLSSVADGRVFAAGDCAALENHRLPKLGVYGVRQGPVLLENLLARAAGGGLRRYRPQAFALSILNLGDGEALAAWGPLYWKGRWCMGWKEWLDRRFVERYRRYAR from the coding sequence GTGAGCCGGTGCCGGGTGGTGCTGGTGGGCGCCGGCCACGCGCACCTGCACGTGGCGCTTAACGCCCAGGCCTTCCGCGCCCGAGGCGCGGAGCTCGTCCTGGTGGATCCCGGCCGGCTGTGGTATTCCGGCATGGCCACCGGCATGCTGGGCGGCCAGTACGAGCCGGACGACGACCAGATCGATCCCTGCCCGGTGATCGAGGCGAACGGCGGCCGGTTCGTGCTGGACCGGGCGGTGGGCCTGGACCGGACAGGCCGGGAGGTGATCCTCGCCTCCGGCGCGCGTCTCGCCTACGATTGCGTGTCCTTCAACGTGGGGAGCGAAGTGGCGGCCGATGCCGCCTGGATGGGTCTCCACGACGTCTGGCCGGTGAAGCCCATCTTGGGGCTGGTGCGGCTCAGGCGGCGGCTGGAGGAGACTTTCCGCGCCCACCCCTCTCGACTCGTCCGGGTGGCGGTGATCGGCGGTGGCGCCACTGGCGGCGAGGTGGCCGCCAATGTGGACGCCCTGGCGCGGCGCCGCGGCGGGCGGGTGCAGATCACCCTGGTGGAGCAGGGCGGGCGCCTCCTCCCGGGCTATCCCGCCGGCGCCGGACGGATGTTGCTCCGGGCGCTGCAGCGGCGGGGCATCGAGGTACTGTTCCACTTCCGTGCCCGTGCCGTGCGCCAAGGCGAGCTGGAGTCCGAGGACGGCCACATCGCGAAATGGGACGTGCTGGTGGTGGCCATCGGCCTGAAACCCGCCGGTCTGATTTCCCGGCTCGGGCTTCCGGTGGCGGAGGACGGGGGGCTTCAAGTCTCCGCCACCCTTTCCTCGGTCGCCGATGGGCGGGTGTTCGCCGCGGGCGATTGCGCCGCCCTGGAAAACCACCGGCTGCCCAAACTGGGCGTGTACGGCGTGCGCCAGGGCCCCGTGCTGCTGGAAAACCTTCTGGCGCGGGCGGCGGGCGGCGGGCTCCGCCGCTACCGCCCCCAGGCCTTCGCCCTCTCCATCCTCAACCTGGGGGACGGGGAAGCCCTCGCCGCCTGGGGTCCCTTGTACTGGAAAGGGCGTTGGTGTATGGGCTGGAAGGAGTGGCTGGATCGCCGCTTCGTGGAACGGTACCGGCGCTACGCCCGTTGA